From a region of the Odoribacter splanchnicus DSM 20712 genome:
- a CDS encoding UDP-2,3-diacylglucosamine diphosphatase yields the protein MKISERIPHTEHTLRLQAGKKVYFVSDVHLGAPVLDNDRERENRLIRWLDTIRPDCGELFLLGDIFDFWFEYKRAVPKGHVRFLAKICEFTDQGIPVHFFTGNHDIWAFGYLPEECGVILHTHNEIFRIAGKRFLIGHGDALNPQDKGYLFLYRIFHNRFLQRCFRWLHPDIGILIARKWSSHSRLENGKIEADAFRGAEKEEIVRFCREVLQGQHFDYFIFGHRHLPIDFTLSPSSRYINTGDWITYYSFASFDGREVVLETEDKNQDFHFDLL from the coding sequence ATGAAAATCAGTGAGCGAATCCCCCATACAGAGCATACCCTCCGGCTCCAGGCTGGAAAAAAGGTTTATTTCGTTTCCGATGTCCATCTGGGTGCTCCTGTATTGGATAATGACCGGGAACGGGAAAACCGCCTGATCCGTTGGCTCGACACCATCCGTCCGGATTGTGGCGAGTTGTTCCTGCTCGGGGATATCTTCGATTTCTGGTTCGAATACAAGCGGGCAGTACCCAAAGGGCATGTCCGCTTTCTGGCCAAGATATGCGAGTTTACGGACCAGGGCATACCTGTACATTTCTTTACGGGTAATCACGATATCTGGGCATTCGGTTATCTCCCGGAAGAATGCGGCGTGATCCTACATACTCACAATGAAATTTTCAGGATAGCCGGTAAGCGTTTCCTGATCGGACACGGAGATGCACTGAACCCACAGGATAAAGGATATCTATTCCTCTACCGTATTTTTCACAACCGTTTTTTACAACGGTGTTTCAGATGGCTACATCCGGATATCGGAATCCTGATTGCGCGGAAATGGTCGTCGCATTCCCGTCTGGAAAACGGCAAAATCGAAGCCGATGCATTCCGGGGAGCGGAAAAAGAAGAGATCGTTCGTTTTTGCCGGGAAGTGCTGCAAGGACAACATTTCGATTATTTCATTTTCGGACACCGGCATCTGCCTATCGATTTTACTCTTTCGCCAAGCAGCCGCTATATCAACACAGGGGACTGGATCACCTATTATAGTTTCGCCAGTTTCGACGGTCGGGAAGTAGTGCTCGAGACCGAAGATAAAAATCAGGATTTTCACTTTGATTTATTGTAA
- the lpcA gene encoding D-sedoheptulose 7-phosphate isomerase has translation MDLIKNSFLEAQQVLEAFISDEKNLGQVKNAGDLLVDMFRQGGKVFSCGNGGSLCDAMHFAEELTGRFRHERAALPAIAIADPSHFTCVSNDMSFDSVFSKYLEALGNRGDVLLAISTSGNSSNILQAIDTAHVKGMKVIGLTGKTGGEMKEKCDITIVVPWNKYSDRIQEIHIKIIHILIEYIEQALFNTNK, from the coding sequence ATGGATCTGATCAAAAATAGTTTTTTAGAAGCACAGCAGGTGCTGGAAGCTTTTATTTCCGATGAGAAAAATCTCGGACAAGTAAAAAATGCCGGAGATCTGCTGGTAGATATGTTCCGGCAAGGGGGAAAAGTGTTTAGTTGTGGCAATGGAGGGTCCTTGTGTGATGCCATGCATTTTGCCGAAGAACTCACGGGACGTTTCCGTCATGAGCGGGCTGCCCTGCCGGCCATTGCAATTGCCGATCCTTCCCATTTCACCTGTGTATCGAACGATATGAGTTTCGACTCGGTTTTCTCGAAATACCTCGAGGCTTTGGGTAATCGGGGAGATGTGCTCTTAGCGATCAGTACTTCCGGTAACTCTTCCAATATACTACAGGCCATCGACACTGCTCATGTCAAAGGAATGAAGGTGATCGGGCTGACAGGAAAGACAGGAGGAGAAATGAAAGAAAAATGTGATATAACTATCGTAGTACCCTGGAATAAGTATAGCGATCGTATTCAGGAAATACACATCAAAATCATTCATATTTTGATTGAATATATCGAACAAGCATTATTTAACACCAATAAATAA
- a CDS encoding YifB family Mg chelatase-like AAA ATPase — translation MLVKIFSGAVNGIEATTITLEVNILNGAKFIIVGLPDNAVKESQQRIDSALREIGSRIPGKRVIINMAPADVKKEGSAYDLPLCIGILAANEQLSPEGLENFMMLGELSLDGSLVAVKGVLPIAINARSEGFKSIIVPLENANEAAVVEGIHVYGFSHIREVTDFLNGKQQAEPFTFDPTLSEVTNDLLYDFKDVKGQETVKRALEIAAAGAHNLLMVGAPGSGKTMLARRLPGILPPMTVEESLETTKIHSVAGKLSRNCSLITTRPFRSPHHTISPIALIGGGSFPRPGEISLATNGVLFLDELTEFQRNVLEVMRQPLEDRKITISRARYSVDYPANFMLIASMNPCPCGYYNHPTKECTCSGSAIQHYLSKISGPLLDRIDMHIEVVPVELEKIAGIQEADPSSVVRARVITARNIQTERFKDYPGIYCNAQMSPPLLKRFCPLDKQCLSLLKMAMQKFGLSARAYDRIIKLSRTIADLASSDHILPQHIAEAIQYRSLDRESWGS, via the coding sequence ATGTTAGTGAAGATATTTAGTGGTGCCGTCAATGGAATCGAGGCCACAACCATTACGCTGGAAGTTAACATCCTGAACGGTGCTAAATTTATCATTGTGGGCTTACCGGACAATGCGGTAAAAGAAAGTCAGCAACGGATCGATTCGGCCCTGCGGGAGATCGGTTCCCGGATTCCGGGCAAGCGGGTAATCATCAATATGGCTCCTGCCGATGTCAAAAAGGAAGGCTCTGCTTATGATCTCCCACTCTGTATCGGTATTCTGGCTGCCAACGAACAACTCTCGCCCGAAGGGCTGGAGAATTTTATGATGTTGGGAGAATTATCACTCGACGGAAGTTTGGTGGCGGTAAAAGGGGTACTTCCTATCGCTATCAATGCCAGGAGCGAGGGTTTCAAAAGCATTATCGTGCCGTTGGAAAATGCAAACGAAGCTGCTGTAGTCGAAGGTATACACGTCTATGGTTTCTCCCATATCCGGGAAGTCACCGATTTTCTGAACGGCAAACAGCAGGCAGAACCGTTCACCTTCGATCCGACCCTATCGGAAGTAACCAACGATCTTCTTTATGATTTTAAAGATGTGAAAGGGCAGGAAACCGTCAAACGGGCTTTGGAAATTGCAGCTGCCGGTGCTCACAATCTTCTGATGGTAGGAGCACCCGGCTCGGGGAAGACGATGCTTGCGAGGCGTTTACCGGGAATACTCCCTCCGATGACTGTCGAAGAGTCGCTGGAAACCACAAAAATTCATTCCGTCGCGGGAAAACTATCCCGGAATTGTTCGCTGATTACGACCCGGCCTTTCCGTTCACCCCATCATACAATCTCTCCGATAGCCCTGATCGGCGGAGGATCTTTCCCTCGTCCCGGTGAAATCTCTCTCGCTACGAACGGAGTTCTTTTCCTGGACGAGCTCACTGAATTTCAGCGCAATGTCTTAGAAGTTATGCGCCAGCCCCTGGAAGACCGGAAAATTACCATCAGCCGGGCCCGCTACAGTGTCGATTATCCGGCCAATTTTATGCTGATCGCTTCCATGAATCCTTGTCCCTGTGGTTATTATAACCATCCGACTAAAGAGTGTACCTGTTCGGGAAGTGCGATCCAGCATTATCTATCCAAAATTTCGGGTCCTCTGCTTGACCGGATCGATATGCATATCGAGGTTGTCCCGGTAGAACTGGAAAAAATTGCCGGAATACAAGAAGCCGACCCTAGTAGCGTAGTCCGGGCAAGGGTGATCACTGCCCGCAACATTCAAACGGAGCGTTTTAAAGATTATCCGGGTATCTACTGTAATGCCCAAATGTCCCCGCCTCTGCTGAAACGCTTTTGTCCGTTGGATAAACAATGCCTTTCTTTATTAAAAATGGCGATGCAGAAATTCGGACTTTCTGCACGGGCTTATGACCGGATTATCAAACTCTCCCGGACAATTGCCGACCTGGCAAGTTCGGACCATATCCTGCCGCAACATATAGCGGAGGCTATTCAATACCGAAGCCTGGACCGGGAATCGTGGGGGAGTTAA
- a CDS encoding hydrogen peroxide-inducible genes activator produces the protein MITLTQLEYIVAIDEYRHFATAAEKCFVTQPTLSMQIKKLEDELGVIIFDRSRQPVVPTDLGAKLIEQARMTLSATQRIKEIIQEEQQEVEGTLKIGIIPTLAPYLLPVFIGPYIRKYPAVKVEVEELVSEEIIRRLKRDMLDVGLFVTPYHDEKIVERPVFYEEMLVYAHPDSELLKKKEVGHEDIVTSDIWMLGNGHCFRNQVVNLCEMSASQHKNLPFEFESNSLETLMRIVDVEGGFTLIPELALQYMSPEKKKQVRSIANTKPLREVSVIYSRHFTKQRLITLLCDEIKSVVPAHMLKRDRGMIVEWKVEKNE, from the coding sequence ATGATCACACTGACCCAGCTGGAATATATCGTTGCTATCGATGAATATCGTCATTTTGCTACAGCTGCAGAAAAATGTTTCGTAACCCAGCCCACTTTAAGCATGCAGATAAAAAAGCTTGAAGATGAGCTGGGAGTCATCATTTTCGACCGTTCGAGACAACCTGTCGTACCGACCGATCTCGGGGCAAAATTAATCGAACAGGCACGTATGACCTTATCCGCTACGCAACGGATAAAAGAGATCATTCAGGAAGAACAGCAAGAGGTCGAGGGAACACTGAAAATCGGAATCATACCGACACTGGCTCCTTACCTGTTACCGGTTTTCATCGGGCCCTATATCCGCAAATATCCGGCAGTAAAAGTCGAGGTCGAAGAATTGGTCTCCGAAGAGATCATTCGCCGGCTGAAACGTGATATGCTCGATGTCGGCTTATTCGTTACCCCTTACCACGACGAAAAAATTGTCGAGCGTCCCGTATTCTACGAAGAGATGTTGGTATATGCACATCCTGATAGCGAATTGCTGAAGAAAAAAGAAGTCGGGCATGAAGATATCGTTACCTCTGACATTTGGATGCTGGGAAATGGCCACTGTTTCCGTAATCAGGTCGTCAACCTTTGTGAAATGTCTGCGAGCCAGCATAAGAATCTGCCTTTCGAGTTCGAAAGTAATTCCCTCGAAACGCTGATGCGGATTGTAGATGTGGAAGGAGGCTTCACTTTGATTCCTGAACTGGCCTTGCAATATATGTCGCCCGAAAAAAAGAAACAGGTCAGGTCTATTGCCAATACGAAGCCTCTGCGCGAAGTAAGTGTCATTTATTCCCGGCATTTCACCAAACAACGTTTGATAACTTTGCTTTGTGATGAGATTAAATCCGTAGTTCCTGCGCATATGTTGAAGCGGGATAGGGGAATGATCGTCGAGTGGAAAGTAGAAAAAAATGAATAA
- the radC gene encoding RadC family protein, whose protein sequence is MGDQYLPMNSWAADELPREKLLTKGVAALSVSELFAILLRSGVGGETALELARRILADNNNDLNQLARRSVRELINKYKGVGMAKATAIVAAIEIGRRRRPETKRMKSVIRFSREAYRYIRSFIEDLDHEEFWVIYLTHSNQVKGCECLSSGGMDGTVIDVRLLFRGALDMKATYIVIAHNHPGGSLVPSTYDELITRKIYEGGQLLDIKLYDHIIVGENAYYSFADEGKLNFSRKKQ, encoded by the coding sequence ATGGGTGATCAGTATCTACCGATGAATTCCTGGGCTGCTGATGAACTGCCTAGGGAAAAATTGCTTACAAAGGGTGTTGCTGCGCTTTCGGTCAGTGAGTTGTTCGCTATTTTGCTTCGTTCCGGTGTCGGAGGAGAGACAGCTTTGGAGTTGGCCCGGCGAATCCTCGCCGATAATAACAACGACTTGAACCAATTGGCCAGACGCTCGGTCAGGGAGTTGATAAATAAGTATAAAGGGGTAGGCATGGCTAAGGCCACTGCTATTGTTGCAGCGATAGAGATCGGACGGCGTCGGCGGCCCGAGACCAAAAGAATGAAATCGGTGATCCGCTTTAGCAGGGAGGCTTATCGGTATATCCGCTCTTTTATCGAAGACTTGGATCATGAAGAATTTTGGGTCATCTATCTGACACATTCCAACCAGGTGAAAGGATGTGAATGCTTATCGTCGGGAGGAATGGACGGAACGGTGATCGATGTCAGATTACTTTTCCGGGGGGCTTTAGACATGAAAGCCACTTATATCGTTATTGCCCATAATCATCCGGGAGGCTCTTTGGTCCCTAGCACATACGACGAGCTGATTACCCGAAAAATCTATGAGGGAGGACAACTGCTCGATATTAAGCTCTATGACCACATTATCGTCGGAGAAAATGCCTATTACAGTTTTGCCGATGAAGGCAAATTGAACTTTTCCAGGAAAAAACAATAA
- a CDS encoding inorganic pyrophosphatase produces the protein MGNKINDPIARLMGLRYKSHPWHGLEVGDDAPEVVTAFIEMVPTDTVKYELDKVSGYIKIDRPQKYSNVVPALYGFIPQSYCGGLVAEYAMQQTQRTDIQGDCDPLDICVLTERTISHGDIIARVRPIGGFRMLDGNEADDKIIAVLKHDATYNVYNDISELPHIVVDRLKHYFLTYKDMPGEEGQRKVEITHVYGREEAYEVIRRSLEDYKNHFEGLEDILSRV, from the coding sequence ATGGGTAATAAGATTAACGACCCGATAGCTCGTCTGATGGGATTGAGATATAAATCACATCCTTGGCATGGTTTGGAAGTAGGTGACGATGCTCCGGAAGTGGTTACTGCATTTATAGAAATGGTACCTACAGATACAGTAAAGTATGAATTGGACAAAGTCAGCGGATACATCAAGATCGACCGTCCTCAGAAGTATTCGAATGTGGTACCGGCTCTCTATGGCTTTATCCCGCAAAGTTATTGCGGTGGTTTGGTCGCCGAATATGCGATGCAGCAAACGCAGCGGACAGATATTCAGGGCGACTGTGACCCCTTGGATATTTGTGTATTGACAGAAAGAACTATCTCGCATGGAGATATCATTGCCCGGGTACGTCCGATCGGTGGCTTCCGGATGCTCGACGGTAATGAGGCAGACGATAAAATCATTGCTGTGTTGAAACACGACGCTACGTACAACGTATATAATGATATTTCCGAATTACCGCACATTGTCGTCGACCGTTTGAAACACTATTTCCTCACCTATAAAGATATGCCGGGTGAAGAAGGCCAGCGTAAGGTCGAGATTACTCATGTTTATGGCAGGGAAGAAGCTTATGAAGTGATTCGCCGGTCTCTGGAAGACTATAAAAACCATTTCGAAGGTTTGGAGGATATTTTGAGCCGGGTGTGA
- the rpsT gene encoding 30S ribosomal protein S20: MANHKSSEKRIRQTATKREHNRYYAKTTRNAVKKLRMVTDRAVAVELLPKVVAMLDKLAKKNIIHDNKAANLKSKLALHVNKL, encoded by the coding sequence ATGGCAAATCATAAATCATCAGAAAAAAGAATCAGACAGACTGCAACTAAAAGAGAACATAATCGGTATTATGCTAAAACGACCCGTAATGCGGTGAAAAAATTACGTATGGTAACTGATCGTGCTGTAGCAGTTGAATTACTGCCGAAAGTAGTTGCTATGCTGGATAAATTGGCAAAGAAAAATATTATCCATGATAATAAAGCTGCCAATTTGAAATCTAAATTGGCTTTGCACGTCAATAAACTGTAA
- the dnaJ gene encoding molecular chaperone DnaJ, whose product MAEKRDYYEVLGVAKNAEAAEIKKAYRKLALQYHPDRNPGDKEAEEKFKEAAEAYDVLSNEEKRRRYDQFGHAGMGAGAGGFGGAGMSMDDIFAHFGDIFGSFGGFGGFGGGGRSARRVNRGTNLRVKVKMTLEEVATGVEKKIKVKKYVADTHCHGTGAKDGNSFSTCSTCHGTGQITRVQNTILGAMQTTSTCPTCEGEGKIINEKCSHCNGEGVQLSEEVITLNIPAGVADGMQLSLSGKGNAARRGGVNGDLIILIEEIEHPELVRDGNDLLYNTFIGFPEAVLGDSVEIPTLEGKVKVKIEPGTQPGKILRLKGKGIPDINGYGKGDLLVKVNVWIPKNLSKEDKKTMEDLKERSFLKPSNVENKKGFFRKVKDFFE is encoded by the coding sequence ATGGCTGAAAAAAGAGATTATTACGAAGTGTTGGGGGTGGCTAAAAATGCTGAAGCGGCCGAGATAAAAAAAGCTTATCGGAAGCTCGCTTTACAATATCATCCTGACAGAAACCCGGGAGATAAAGAAGCAGAGGAAAAATTTAAAGAAGCGGCAGAGGCTTATGATGTATTGAGTAATGAAGAAAAGCGCCGTCGCTATGATCAGTTCGGACATGCCGGAATGGGGGCAGGAGCCGGAGGTTTCGGCGGGGCAGGAATGAGTATGGACGACATCTTCGCACATTTCGGAGATATTTTCGGTAGTTTCGGTGGCTTCGGTGGTTTTGGAGGCGGAGGACGTTCAGCCAGACGGGTAAATCGGGGAACCAACCTGAGAGTGAAAGTGAAGATGACCCTGGAGGAAGTGGCTACAGGCGTAGAAAAGAAAATCAAAGTAAAGAAATATGTTGCTGATACCCACTGCCACGGTACCGGAGCAAAAGACGGTAACTCTTTTTCCACCTGTTCCACTTGTCATGGTACCGGACAGATCACCCGGGTACAGAATACCATCCTGGGTGCCATGCAAACGACATCTACTTGTCCCACTTGTGAAGGAGAAGGCAAGATAATCAATGAGAAATGTTCCCATTGTAACGGAGAAGGTGTTCAGCTTTCCGAAGAAGTGATCACCTTGAATATCCCGGCCGGAGTGGCTGATGGCATGCAGTTGTCTTTGAGTGGAAAAGGAAATGCTGCCCGTCGGGGAGGAGTAAACGGTGATCTCATCATATTGATCGAAGAAATCGAACATCCCGAGTTGGTGCGCGATGGAAACGATCTGTTATATAATACCTTCATCGGTTTCCCCGAAGCTGTATTGGGCGATTCCGTCGAAATCCCGACACTCGAGGGGAAAGTAAAAGTGAAGATAGAACCCGGTACACAACCCGGAAAAATCCTGCGCTTGAAAGGGAAAGGAATTCCCGACATCAATGGGTATGGTAAAGGAGATTTGTTGGTCAAAGTGAATGTCTGGATTCCCAAAAATCTTTCTAAAGAGGATAAAAAAACTATGGAGGATTTGAAAGAACGTAGCTTCTTGAAACCGTCCAATGTCGAAAATAAAAAAGGATTTTTCCGCAAGGTAAAAGACTTTTTCGAATAA
- the grpE gene encoding nucleotide exchange factor GrpE — protein sequence MSKDVKDTEAQEELKDKVNAGDVKEEKETKEKHAKAKKEDKDQKIEELGQKLSEINDKYLRLSAEFDNYRKRTLKERMELTKNAGEQILEKILPVMDNFERALKSMETAEDVPALREGVELIYANFRDFLSQQGVKEMECLHTDFDPELQEAVTKIPAPAEELKGKVVDCIQKGYTLHDKVIRFPKVVVGE from the coding sequence ATGTCTAAAGATGTAAAGGATACTGAAGCACAGGAAGAATTGAAAGATAAAGTAAACGCCGGGGATGTAAAAGAAGAGAAAGAAACCAAAGAAAAACACGCCAAAGCGAAAAAAGAAGATAAAGACCAGAAAATAGAAGAACTGGGACAAAAATTGTCTGAAATAAATGATAAATACCTGCGTTTGTCGGCTGAATTCGATAACTATCGTAAACGTACCCTTAAAGAAAGAATGGAATTGACGAAGAACGCAGGAGAACAAATTCTGGAAAAAATCCTGCCTGTTATGGACAATTTCGAAAGAGCTCTGAAAAGTATGGAAACGGCCGAAGATGTGCCGGCTTTACGCGAAGGAGTTGAATTGATCTATGCCAACTTCAGGGATTTCTTATCTCAGCAGGGAGTGAAAGAAATGGAATGCCTGCATACCGATTTCGATCCTGAATTGCAGGAAGCGGTAACGAAGATTCCGGCTCCTGCCGAAGAGTTGAAAGGAAAAGTCGTCGATTGCATTCAGAAAGGATATACCTTACATGATAAAGTAATCCGTTTTCCTAAAGTAGTTGTCGGTGAATAA